In the genome of Populus alba chromosome 11, ASM523922v2, whole genome shotgun sequence, one region contains:
- the LOC118047558 gene encoding NAC transcription factor 56 — protein sequence MESTDSSTGGAGGGGSQQPNLPPGFRFHPTDEELVVHYLKKKTTSAPLPVAIIAEVDLYKFDPWELPAKATFGEQEWYFFSPRDRKYPNGTRPNRAATSGYWKATGTDKPILTLGGTQKVGVKKALVFYGGKPPKGIKTNWIMHEYRLADNKVKNKPPGCDLGNKKNSLRLDDWVLCRIYKKNNTHRPIDHDKDDSMDDILGSIPPSILVGNHQNGTLHLAKGTNFETLLDNDHNLFEGIISSNDGIRSSSSMSHVASPVSKPDHLPRLPLKRTLPSLYWTDEDLAVPSSCKRFQGDINGDESVVANEGNSSIVALLSQLPHTSQLHQQTILGSMGNGIFRPPYQIPGMNWYSLN from the exons ATGGAGAGCACTGATTCATCCACAGGAGGTGCCGGAGGCGGCGGCTCTCAACAACCAAACCTTCCACCAGGGTTCCGGTTCCACCCCACAGATGAAGAGCTAGTTGTTCACTACCTCAAGAAAAAGACCACTTCTGCTCCTCTCCCTGTGGCGATTATTGCAGAAGTTGATCTTTACAAGTTTGATCCATGGGAGTTACCAG CTAAGGCCACGTTTGGTGAACAAGAATGGTACTTTTTCAGTCCGAGGGACCGGAAGTACCCTAATGGAACTAGGCCAAACAGGGCAGCAACTTCAGGGTATTGGAAGGCTACGGGAACTGATAAGCCAATATTAACTTTAGGTGGTACACAGAAAGTTGGGGTAAAAAAAGCCCTGGTCTTCTATGGAGGCAAGCCTCCTAAAGGGATCAAAACCAATTGGATCATGCACGAATACCGGTTAGCTGATAACAAAGTCAAAAACAAGCCACCAGGATGTGACTTGGGAAACAAGAAAAACTCCTTGAGG CTTGATGATTGGGTGTTATGTCGAATATACAAGAAAAACAACACACATAGACCAATAGATCACGATAAAGATGATTCTATGGATGATATTCTTGGATCAATACCACCTTCGATACTGGTTGGTAACCATCAGAATGGAACACTTCATCTTGCTAAAGGCACAAACTTTGAGACATTGCTTGACAATGACCATAATTTATTCGAAGGAATAATAAGCAGCAATGATGGCATCAGAAGCAGCAGTTCTATGTCTCACGTCGCTTCTCCAGTATCCAAGCCAGATCACCTACCTAGGCTTCCACTCAAAAGAACACTCCCATCACTGTATTGGACCGACGAGGACCTGGCTGTCCCTTCATCATGTAAGAGATTTCAAGGGGATATTAATGGAGATGAAAGTGTTGTGGCGAATGAAGGGAATAGTTCCATAGTTGCTCTTCTCAGTCAACTTCCACATACATCTCAATTGCACCAACAGACAATACTGGGGTCTATGGGAAATGGAATTTTTAGGCCACCATATCAAATTCCAGGCATGAACTGGTACTCATTAAACTAA
- the LOC118047557 gene encoding uncharacterized protein: protein MESMSQKQARGRLQLPTRQALGEGNRVRRNNQVVSIPPRPRSTCTCSNRPGSVRCSKHGYMVPGDKLIRRHQANKEILRRALAPPNRRLTLRWFNFRPTPSRLSNMSMA, encoded by the coding sequence ATGGAATCCATGTCTCAGAAACAGGCTAGGGGAAGGTTACAGCTTCCAACAAGACAAGCACTCGGTGAGGGCAATAGGGTTAGAAGAAATAATCAAGTTGTATCGATACCTCCTAGGCCACGCTCAACTTGTACGTGCTCAAACCGTCCGGGGTCGGTAAGGTGTAGCAAGCATGGCTACATGGTGCCCGGTGACAAGTTGATCAGAAGACATCAAGCAAATAAAGAGATATTAAGAAGGGCATTAGCACCACCAAATCGGAGGTTAACCCTTCGGTGGTTTAACTTCCGGCCAACGCCTAGTCGGCTTTCTAACATGTCCATGGCCTAG
- the LOC118047556 gene encoding uncharacterized protein has product MAALHTISPHSLLPLSKPKKTISKNLQSPQFLSPKLPKSQAFSRNIPSWHLNSVFQEEVDVIPVRSGDSVDQQEGMVASQVEREGTELAPQVSGFGGSEGQLSFEGFSSASSSVLDGETRERELECERLIDRTINATIVLAAGTYAITKLLTIDHDYWHGWTLFEILRYAPQHNWSAYEEALKTNPVLAKMMISGVVYSVGDWIAQCYEGKPIFEFDRTRMFRSGIVGFTLHGSLSHYYYQFCEELFPFQDWWVVPAKVAFDQTLWAAAWNSIYFTVLGFLRLESPASIFSELTATFWPMLTAGWKLWPFAHLITYGVIPVEQRLLWVDCVELIWVTILSTYSNEKSEARISEATVEASSSSLSKVSPEE; this is encoded by the exons ATGGCTGCTTTACACACCATTTCTCCTCACAGTCTCCTTCCTCtttcaaaacccaaaaagaCCATTTCAAAAAACCTGCAAAGCCCTCAGTTTCTATCCCCAAAATTGCCAAAGAGCCAAGCTTTCTCTAGAAACATACCGAGCTGGCACTTGAATTCTGTTTTCCAAGAAGAGGTTGATGTTATTCCAGTACGAAGTGGTGACAGCGTAGACCAGCAAGAAGGGATGGTAGCGAGTCAGGTAGAGAGAGAAGGGACCGAGTTGGCTCCTCAGGTGAGTGGGTTTGGGGGGAGTGAAGGGCAGCTCTCTTTTGAAGGATTCTCTTCAGCTTCAAGTTCTGTTCTTGATGGAGAGACTAGAGAGAGGGAATTGGAGTGCGAGAGGTTAATTGATAGGACCATCAATGCAACGATTGTTCTTGCTGCTGGTACTTATGCTATTACCAAGTTGCTCACAATTGACCATGATTACTGGCAC GGGTGGACACTCTTTGAAATATTAAGATATGCACCTCAACACAACTGGTCTGCTTATGAGGAAGCTCTAAAGACAAACCCAGTTTTAGCGAAAATGATGATTAGTGGTGTGGTCTACTCTGTTGGGGATTGGATTGCACAG TGCTATGAAGGCAAACCAATTTTTGAGTTTGACCGCACAAGAATGTTTAGATCAGGCATTGTTGGCTTTACATTACACGGCTCCCTTTCACATTACTATTACCAGTTTTGCGAG GAGCTTTTTCCATTCCAAGATTGGTGGGTGGTTCCTGCCAAAGTGGCCTTCGACCAAACTTTGTGGGCAGCAGCTTGGAACAGCATTTATTTCACAGTGTTGGGATTCTTGCGTCTGGAATCGCCTGCCAGCATTTTCAGTGAACTGACAGCTACATTTTGGCCGATGCTTACA GCAGGATGGAAGCTTTGGCCATTTGCTCATCTTATTACATATGGTGTGATTCCTGTAGAACAAAGACTCCTTTGGGTGGATTGTGTAGAACTCATCTGGGTGACCATACTGTCCAC TTATTCAAACGAGAAATCAGAAGCACGAATATCAGAGGCAACAGTAGAAGCTTCTTCCAGTTCCCTGTCCAAAGTTTCCCCTGAG gaGTAG